In Aciduliprofundum sp. MAR08-339, a single window of DNA contains:
- a CDS encoding HVO_0476 family zinc finger protein, which yields MKLLCPNCAQETEHEILSIKSRKNGAEYTLKCKSCGYTYKKFIEDEKMRELKVVWSWRDRSEVKRITLLEEDVISVGDEIKVEGINSQITAIDSHGIRVKKAKVKDIDTLWAKRFDRVVVKISVNMGPKTAKYEIVAHPDEEFYIGDILDLEKMHAVIHKIKTQERFIMRGGAMARDIVRIYAKEIREVREY from the coding sequence ATGAAACTGCTATGTCCGAACTGCGCTCAGGAGACGGAGCATGAGATCCTTTCCATAAAATCGCGTAAAAATGGGGCTGAATACACGCTTAAGTGCAAGAGTTGCGGCTACACGTATAAAAAATTCATAGAAGATGAGAAAATGAGGGAACTGAAGGTTGTTTGGAGTTGGAGGGACAGATCCGAGGTCAAGAGAATAACCCTCCTTGAGGAGGATGTTATCTCTGTGGGTGATGAAATCAAGGTTGAGGGTATAAACTCTCAGATAACGGCCATAGACAGCCATGGAATAAGGGTAAAAAAGGCCAAGGTGAAGGATATAGACACGCTTTGGGCTAAGAGATTTGATAGGGTTGTTGTAAAAATATCCGTGAATATGGGTCCTAAAACTGCAAAATACGAGATAGTTGCCCACCCTGACGAGGAGTTTTATATTGGAGATATTTTGGATCTGGAGAAAATGCATGCCGTTATCCACAAAATAAAAACCCAGGAGCGTTTCATAATGCGTGGCGGTGCAATGGCACGGGATATTGTAAGGATATATGCCAAGGAGATACGTGAGGTCCGGGAATATTAA
- a CDS encoding class I SAM-dependent methyltransferase family protein, protein MVYAIRVRKKDAERTRKKLVKGGLLDDRWSIVEDGDFIIFPVKRKIDGSEEFHLPPREKKISPYQKIKKIIEDERIPDFWEKIGDIILLPPFPQYKKKGKIVGEAFAKVLKAKTVAAYIGTEGELRKPKVEILYGKDTETVHIENGIRYKLDIARIMFSSGNVDERIRMGRMNVQGEIIVDLFAGIGYFTLPLAKYGKAKKVYACEKNPVAIWYLIENLKLNSIQNVIPVLGDNRKVAPMHIADRVILGYIHTDKFLNLGFNVLKKSGGVIHYHDTFTSEELEWKPGQNLKYYGKKNGFRVEILRKKRIKSYAPHIWHVVVDARAIPKD, encoded by the coding sequence GTGGTTTATGCCATAAGGGTAAGAAAAAAAGATGCGGAGAGAACTCGAAAAAAACTGGTAAAAGGGGGCCTTTTAGATGATAGGTGGTCCATTGTGGAGGATGGAGACTTCATAATATTCCCCGTTAAAAGAAAAATAGATGGCTCAGAGGAGTTTCACCTTCCCCCAAGAGAGAAAAAAATTTCCCCATACCAAAAAATAAAAAAAATCATTGAAGATGAGAGGATCCCAGATTTCTGGGAGAAGATAGGCGATATAATTCTACTCCCTCCATTTCCCCAGTACAAAAAAAAGGGCAAAATCGTGGGCGAGGCATTTGCAAAGGTTCTCAAAGCCAAAACCGTTGCCGCGTATATTGGCACAGAGGGGGAGTTAAGAAAACCCAAGGTAGAAATCTTGTACGGAAAAGATACCGAAACCGTGCACATTGAAAATGGTATAAGGTACAAACTAGACATTGCCAGAATAATGTTTTCATCAGGAAACGTTGACGAGAGAATCAGGATGGGAAGGATGAACGTGCAGGGAGAAATAATCGTTGATTTATTTGCTGGAATTGGATACTTCACATTACCACTGGCAAAGTATGGTAAAGCAAAGAAAGTATATGCCTGCGAAAAAAACCCCGTGGCAATATGGTATCTTATTGAAAATCTGAAATTGAACTCCATACAAAACGTGATTCCTGTACTTGGAGACAACAGGAAAGTTGCCCCTATGCACATAGCGGATAGGGTGATACTTGGTTACATACATACGGATAAATTTCTGAATCTTGGGTTCAATGTTCTCAAAAAGAGTGGCGGTGTTATTCACTATCACGATACCTTCACCTCAGAGGAACTCGAGTGGAAGCCCGGACAAAATTTGAAATATTACGGTAAAAAAAATGGTTTTAGGGTGGAGATACTCAGAAAGAAAAGAATAAAATCCTACGCACCACACATATGGCACGTTGTGGTGGATGCCAGAGCAATTCCAAAAGATTAA
- a CDS encoding transglutaminase family protein, producing MVKRKKKSKGRVIAKVVAVVIFLLILYMFLPTIKNLVEHPPSLESMEIPAKMTFKFERVINIEASGKYTLNITVPYNNQFQNVQVKDLSGLKKSVIKEYNKTLWQYNLSGSSKITLLYQGTVVAKVWNIKDSLGVNAIPKSLKEQYNHNESIKVYDRQMHQYVTKTVITPSAFKEVTEKYTKNDTTVLEKLRTIYNIIVENFRYNSERSGAPNTAIQTWNNRYGDCDELSFVFVSMARSIGIPAWVEYGLVYVQGTWGPHAWIGTVVPTKNGLIRVNIDTTEEVGHKNIYYIGFLKRGADRITEWVDDGNSQHLNAFYSFIRGYYSNLQYSEKINVFYANQTGTINIPVPGSQFPSWLVLFIIAIVILAIFIIIIRF from the coding sequence ATGGTTAAGAGAAAGAAAAAAAGTAAGGGGCGAGTAATCGCCAAAGTGGTTGCAGTTGTGATTTTTCTTCTGATCCTGTACATGTTCTTACCAACTATCAAGAACCTGGTGGAGCATCCACCATCCCTGGAGAGTATGGAAATTCCAGCAAAGATGACCTTTAAATTTGAGAGGGTGATAAACATAGAAGCCTCAGGTAAATACACTTTGAACATCACAGTACCCTACAACAATCAGTTCCAGAACGTACAGGTGAAGGATCTCTCCGGACTGAAAAAATCGGTGATAAAGGAGTACAACAAAACTCTGTGGCAGTACAATTTGAGTGGTTCCTCCAAAATAACCCTTCTTTATCAGGGCACGGTGGTTGCAAAGGTGTGGAACATAAAAGATAGTTTGGGTGTAAATGCCATACCCAAATCTCTGAAAGAGCAGTACAATCACAACGAATCTATAAAGGTATACGATAGACAAATGCATCAATACGTAACAAAGACAGTAATCACACCCTCAGCATTCAAGGAGGTAACAGAAAAATACACCAAGAATGATACCACAGTACTTGAAAAATTGAGAACAATTTACAACATAATTGTGGAAAATTTCAGGTACAACTCAGAGCGTAGTGGAGCACCAAATACGGCAATTCAAACCTGGAACAACAGGTACGGAGATTGTGATGAACTCTCATTTGTATTTGTGTCCATGGCAAGAAGCATTGGTATACCCGCATGGGTGGAATACGGGCTTGTGTACGTTCAGGGTACATGGGGACCACATGCATGGATAGGTACTGTTGTACCAACCAAGAATGGGCTCATTAGGGTGAACATAGATACAACTGAAGAAGTTGGACACAAAAACATCTACTACATTGGATTTCTCAAACGCGGTGCAGATAGAATCACAGAATGGGTTGATGACGGAAACAGTCAGCATTTGAATGCATTCTATTCGTTCATACGGGGATATTACAGCAATTTGCAGTACAGCGAAAAAATAAACGTATTCTATGCAAATCAAACGGGCACAATAAACATCCCGGTACCCGGCTCACAGTTTCCATCATGGCTTGTTCTATTTATAATAGCCATAGTGATACTGGCAATTTTTATCATAATAATAAGATTTTAA
- a CDS encoding CARDB domain-containing protein — translation MKRTIVSVLVIIIMVLGGFGYLVNISSGWNSSQEHQGLSTKDTNVVKVISDRYETRAISSTVSNTVYISGTYIINQTTVDPLTGQKGKYGFDANVVVTSTGKLIVENATLYFLSDVNHRYSLTVNGGLYFYNVTFTIAHGLVEPYFPFKFTISGPSYSKVEIINSRLLFPGWFNVTNKNGNVVIYNTTFAKMSSSPTDYPAPPSYGPTPYFYNSKVYIGNTQFRNLFKNQTGGSGNIGWINDTTGYTISSSSGAVIDNFQESKLYSWYWSYVVLKNVAVRVDYSNATGYDSSSNFIIEYENKQLLNMTIQALSNGASGILNANILLMEYGWTPNQFYEKLSSGDIRVYVTNSKNKTVTISKVSFGIEIEKNLLKYGIKKFSFNVIGSTLYLRDVYVDVDYSPRADLGVSHNMFYFTGASRMYALNLTINDTGKSPRYDTAFLMNDSNSEAYILRYSLTKVYFRNISLDGLNVSATPYPVDFSDNSQLISEMMGVMRTYVENTALIPLMKLGDVRISGNVIYDKTVNGRVYLPLLSDIINQTEEPNSKFVGVYQLSIKNSTKEFYHAQIGLGYYPWLLVSNNTCIENITLDKYKDVDIGVKSVDVVSASPYVPGRSESIRVSVENYGKDEADGVEVYVYINGNLYKVYDVGTIGGQESKEYEWEINGSEFPTNGSYNISVDVVQEWDYNLSNNRGSVVINVGSIWVSAWQIGEAIRYHDVWINYTISSVYYWSGVKIYVYLDNESNLLNESEVNIRSGNTFMSFEWYISGAVAPGTHYIRVYMDNGVEIGVYRIEIKRDVDIGVKSVDVVSASPYVPGRSESIRVSVENYGKDEADGVEVYVYINGNLYKVYDVGTIGGQESKEYEWEINGSEFPTNGGYNISIDVVQEWDYNLSNNRGSVLINVGSIWVSAWSVGTPVRYSSIWVNVTLNSEYSWNNVGIYLYLDNRTVVVNSTVTNINKGLTEISFGWYISDNVSAGPHTLLLYLSNGVFLGSFSINVKRDIDLAVSSLSITPNQVYIGETLSIQASIVNLGKEAPSSAMVYINIYDPLGTLVQNKTFAYPSTYALSFVPNMVGDYRVEVKVVAPGDYVSSNNVMSKVFTVYAEPFTLSISAGNEYVNGTNIVVNVTVTSNVDANASLVLYIPDWNMALNPITPKNPVNLKANTPVTVAFLIQKTFYQRYLKGKASINVVYQINITSDITGNAKYVHPGKEFVIKEKTNFVLSSLLITQGERQVSTVAEGVKIGIHFIVRNYGGLPGALDYVILDNGKPLIWGKAGILAPGNYKVIFYNYTVTSLGTHNIEVKVNPNGTVQESIYGDDVAVKKLNVIMPSLKIIVTSYSLEHNTKVYVGDTLVVVVKIINMNATESQGKTIYMKGVKVQLILTGGLGTYTQTTNAYGLAIFHIKATAPGTYNPQLQLTYQGYVEKYTPSGMAINVEKKPFTLPWLWIIIIVIVAAIAGFFLYGYISFKREAPEYMVCGNCGHLIPADSEKCPYCGVVFEKEKVKCPECGSWIDEDAKFCPVCGTIFMPPEDPEFKKYEKLKENYEKYIDKYKEEAKKYIGEKFTTEEFFKWWKTHPEFISFLEWVKRQEEKIEGATVRCPICGSLNPKGAKICRVCGSPLPVFEEKEHEEKREEGKKETPVIPKEELERLKRPGVVTVEEWAKRKQVEKREKEEEKKAGDTETGKKEEKELEKKEKKEEKPVVRKKIIKKVIAVKKEKE, via the coding sequence ATGAAAAGAACGATTGTAAGCGTTTTGGTAATTATAATAATGGTGTTAGGGGGATTTGGATATCTTGTGAATATATCTTCAGGTTGGAACTCATCTCAAGAGCACCAAGGTTTGTCCACAAAGGATACTAATGTGGTTAAAGTTATAAGCGATAGGTACGAAACCAGAGCGATATCTTCAACGGTTTCAAATACTGTGTACATATCTGGAACATATATTATAAATCAAACAACGGTGGATCCTTTAACCGGGCAGAAGGGTAAGTATGGATTTGATGCAAATGTGGTTGTTACTTCAACAGGAAAGCTTATTGTGGAAAATGCTACTCTTTATTTTCTCTCCGATGTGAATCACAGATATTCTTTAACTGTGAATGGGGGACTTTATTTTTACAATGTTACATTCACGATAGCTCATGGACTGGTGGAACCATATTTCCCATTCAAATTCACTATAAGTGGTCCAAGTTACTCCAAAGTTGAAATAATAAACAGTAGGTTACTCTTTCCAGGGTGGTTCAACGTGACCAATAAAAATGGTAACGTGGTGATCTATAACACCACATTTGCCAAGATGTCCTCAAGCCCAACAGATTATCCTGCGCCCCCTTCCTATGGCCCTACTCCTTATTTTTACAATTCAAAGGTTTACATCGGAAATACGCAGTTCAGGAATTTATTTAAAAATCAGACTGGAGGAAGTGGAAACATTGGATGGATCAACGACACTACTGGTTATACCATTTCTTCATCTTCTGGGGCGGTGATTGATAATTTTCAAGAGAGTAAGCTGTATTCTTGGTATTGGAGTTATGTTGTTTTGAAGAACGTTGCTGTTAGGGTGGATTATTCAAATGCAACTGGGTATGATTCATCATCAAACTTTATAATTGAATACGAGAACAAACAACTTTTGAACATGACAATTCAAGCTTTGAGCAATGGTGCGTCTGGAATATTGAATGCCAATATTCTATTGATGGAGTATGGGTGGACTCCGAACCAGTTTTACGAGAAATTAAGCAGTGGGGATATAAGAGTTTATGTTACAAATTCAAAGAATAAGACAGTGACAATTTCTAAAGTTTCGTTTGGAATTGAAATTGAGAAGAATCTTTTGAAATACGGTATAAAAAAGTTCTCATTTAATGTAATTGGTTCCACGCTTTATCTGAGAGATGTGTATGTGGATGTTGATTATTCTCCAAGGGCTGATTTGGGTGTTTCCCATAACATGTTCTATTTTACTGGAGCCTCTAGAATGTATGCTTTGAATCTCACCATAAACGATACTGGAAAATCTCCACGGTATGATACAGCGTTTTTAATGAACGATTCAAACTCGGAAGCTTACATATTAAGATACAGTCTTACGAAGGTTTATTTTAGGAATATTTCCCTAGATGGTCTTAATGTTTCTGCCACACCATATCCTGTTGATTTCAGTGATAATTCTCAGTTGATTTCTGAGATGATGGGTGTTATGAGAACATATGTTGAAAATACTGCGTTGATTCCATTGATGAAACTTGGTGATGTTCGTATATCTGGTAATGTGATATATGATAAAACTGTGAATGGCAGAGTATACTTGCCGCTTCTTTCTGATATAATAAATCAAACTGAAGAGCCAAATAGCAAGTTTGTTGGTGTTTATCAACTGTCCATAAAAAATTCTACTAAGGAGTTTTATCATGCTCAGATAGGGCTTGGGTATTATCCATGGCTACTTGTTTCAAATAATACTTGCATTGAGAATATCACTTTGGATAAGTATAAAGATGTAGACATAGGAGTAAAGAGTGTGGATGTAGTGAGTGCCAGTCCCTATGTACCAGGAAGGAGTGAGAGTATAAGGGTGAGTGTAGAGAATTATGGTAAGGACGAGGCAGATGGGGTAGAGGTATATGTGTACATCAATGGGAATTTGTACAAGGTATACGATGTAGGGACGATAGGGGGACAGGAGAGCAAGGAGTACGAGTGGGAGATAAATGGGAGCGAATTTCCGACGAATGGTAGTTACAACATAAGTGTTGATGTAGTGCAGGAATGGGATTACAATTTGAGCAATAACAGGGGAAGTGTAGTGATAAATGTGGGGAGCATATGGGTGAGTGCTTGGCAGATAGGGGAAGCCATAAGGTACCATGATGTGTGGATAAACTACACAATAAGTTCGGTATATTACTGGAGCGGAGTAAAGATCTATGTGTACTTAGACAATGAGAGCAATTTACTGAATGAGAGCGAGGTTAACATAAGGTCCGGGAATACGTTTATGAGTTTTGAATGGTACATAAGTGGGGCAGTGGCACCAGGGACACATTACATAAGGGTTTACATGGATAACGGGGTAGAGATAGGGGTATACAGGATAGAGATAAAGAGGGATGTAGACATAGGAGTAAAGAGTGTGGATGTAGTGAGTGCCAGTCCCTATGTACCAGGAAGGAGTGAGAGTATAAGGGTGAGTGTAGAGAATTATGGTAAGGACGAGGCAGATGGGGTAGAGGTATATGTGTACATCAATGGGAATTTGTACAAGGTATACGATGTGGGGACGATAGGGGGACAGGAGAGCAAGGAGTACGAGTGGGAGATAAATGGGAGCGAATTTCCGACGAATGGTGGTTACAACATAAGCATTGATGTAGTGCAGGAATGGGATTACAATTTGAGCAATAACAGGGGAAGTGTATTGATAAATGTGGGGAGCATATGGGTGAGTGCTTGGAGTGTTGGTACTCCAGTGAGGTATAGTAGCATATGGGTAAACGTCACCTTGAATTCTGAGTATTCTTGGAATAACGTGGGCATATATCTGTATCTGGACAATAGAACTGTGGTTGTAAATAGCACAGTAACAAATATAAATAAAGGACTTACAGAAATTTCCTTTGGATGGTACATATCTGATAATGTTTCAGCAGGCCCACACACCCTTTTGCTCTATCTCAGCAACGGAGTGTTTCTCGGCAGCTTTTCCATAAATGTCAAGAGAGATATTGATCTTGCAGTTTCCTCTCTGAGCATTACTCCCAATCAGGTTTACATAGGGGAAACTTTAAGCATTCAGGCTAGCATTGTTAATTTAGGAAAGGAAGCCCCATCATCGGCAATGGTTTACATAAATATTTACGACCCTCTAGGGACTCTGGTTCAAAATAAGACTTTTGCCTATCCATCAACGTATGCGTTGTCGTTTGTTCCCAACATGGTTGGGGATTACAGGGTTGAAGTGAAGGTAGTTGCTCCTGGAGATTATGTGTCCTCAAACAATGTAATGAGCAAGGTATTCACAGTGTATGCTGAACCTTTCACTTTATCTATAAGTGCCGGCAATGAATATGTGAATGGTACAAATATAGTGGTGAATGTTACTGTGACAAGCAATGTTGATGCAAATGCATCACTTGTACTCTACATTCCAGATTGGAACATGGCTCTTAATCCCATAACTCCGAAGAATCCAGTAAATCTTAAGGCAAATACTCCTGTTACGGTAGCATTTCTAATCCAAAAAACCTTCTACCAGAGATATCTTAAAGGGAAGGCATCAATCAATGTGGTCTATCAGATAAATATCACTTCTGATATCACCGGAAATGCCAAGTATGTGCATCCCGGCAAGGAATTTGTGATAAAGGAAAAAACCAATTTTGTGCTATCATCACTCCTCATAACCCAAGGTGAAAGGCAGGTTTCCACAGTGGCGGAGGGTGTGAAAATAGGCATTCATTTCATTGTTAGGAATTATGGAGGCCTACCTGGAGCACTCGACTATGTTATTTTGGACAACGGTAAGCCATTGATATGGGGCAAGGCAGGAATCCTTGCTCCTGGAAATTACAAGGTTATATTTTACAATTACACAGTAACCTCTCTTGGGACCCATAATATTGAGGTGAAGGTAAATCCAAATGGTACAGTTCAAGAGAGCATCTATGGGGACGATGTGGCAGTCAAGAAGCTCAATGTCATTATGCCAAGTTTGAAGATCATAGTTACAAGTTATTCTCTTGAGCACAATACAAAGGTTTATGTCGGAGACACCCTGGTTGTTGTGGTGAAGATAATAAATATGAATGCCACTGAATCTCAGGGCAAAACAATATATATGAAGGGGGTGAAGGTTCAGCTAATTCTGACTGGTGGATTGGGTACATACACCCAGACAACCAATGCCTATGGTTTGGCAATATTCCACATTAAGGCAACCGCTCCCGGAACTTACAATCCTCAGCTGCAGCTGACCTACCAGGGCTATGTGGAGAAGTACACACCTTCTGGAATGGCCATAAACGTGGAAAAGAAACCATTCACTTTACCTTGGCTTTGGATCATAATAATAGTGATTGTGGCAGCAATAGCGGGTTTCTTCCTCTACGGTTACATCTCATTCAAGAGGGAAGCTCCAGAATACATGGTCTGTGGCAATTGCGGGCATCTCATACCTGCGGATTCTGAAAAGTGCCCATACTGTGGTGTGGTGTTTGAGAAGGAGAAAGTCAAGTGTCCAGAGTGTGGCTCTTGGATTGATGAAGATGCCAAGTTCTGTCCAGTTTGCGGTACAATATTCATGCCACCCGAGGATCCAGAGTTCAAGAAGTATGAAAAATTGAAAGAGAACTATGAGAAGTACATTGACAAGTACAAGGAAGAGGCGAAGAAGTATATAGGTGAAAAGTTCACCACGGAGGAGTTCTTTAAGTGGTGGAAGACTCACCCCGAGTTCATATCCTTCCTTGAATGGGTGAAGAGGCAGGAGGAGAAAATTGAGGGAGCTACAGTGAGATGTCCGATATGCGGATCTTTGAATCCAAAGGGTGCAAAGATTTGCAGAGTTTGCGGCTCACCTCTTCCGGTATTTGAGGAAAAGGAGCATGAGGAGAAGAGGGAAGAAGGTAAGAAAGAAACGCCAGTGATACCCAAGGAAGAACTTGAAAGGCTTAAGAGACCAGGTGTGGTTACAGTTGAAGAGTGGGCCAAGAGAAAACAGGTGGAAAAGAGGGAGAAAGAAGAGGAAAAGAAGGCCGGAGATACGGAGACTGGTAAGAAGGAAGAGAAAGAATTAGAGAAAAAGGAGAAGAAGGAAGAAAAGCCAGTGGTGAGGAAGAAGATAATAAAGAAGGTAATCGCAGTGAAAAAGGAGAAAGAGTAA